Proteins encoded within one genomic window of Lolium rigidum isolate FL_2022 unplaced genomic scaffold, APGP_CSIRO_Lrig_0.1 contig_59251_1, whole genome shotgun sequence:
- the LOC124681905 gene encoding zinc finger A20 and AN1 domain-containing stress-associated protein 10-like encodes MAETQQADGAPASDGRATVLCANDCGFFGSAATGNLCSKCYKEQQQIGVAAVGGAPPVDSVVSSFALLRIKQQTGGQRAAAAVGVGGEVLVQAGKEVVPTTATKNRCETCRKKVGLLGFACRCGGTYCGMHRHAGAHACEIDYKAAGREQIARQNPLVVASKLDRI; translated from the coding sequence ATGGCGGAGACGCAGCAGGCGGACGGTGCTCCGGCTTCGGACGGCCGCGCGACGGTCCTGTGCGCCAACGACTGCGGCTTCTTCGGCAGCGCGGCGACCGGCAACCTCTGCTCCAAGTGCTACAAGGAGCAGCAGCAGATCGGCGTCGCTGCCGTCGGTGGCGCGCCCCCGGTGGACAGCGTCGTGTCCAGCTTCGCGTTGCTGCGGATCAAGCAGCAGACAGGCGGACAGCGTGCTGCTGCTGCCGTCGGAGTCGGAGGCGAGGTGCTAGTGCAGGCCGGGAAGGAGGTGGTTCCGACGACCGCTACCAAGAACCGGTGCGAGACGTGCCGGAAGAAGGTGGGGCTGCTCGGGTTCGCGTGCCGCTGCGGCGGCACCTACTGCGGCATGCACCGTCACGCCGGCGCACACGCCTGCGAGATCGACTACAAGGCGGCCGGCCGCGAGCAGATCGCGCGTCAAAATCCCCTCGTTGTAGCATCCAAGCTCGACAGGATTTGA